The segment CGAAGCAGGTGAGCTCGGCCAACGGCGACCTGCTGGGGCTGGCGCAGGACCTGCGTGGGGTGGTGGAGCGCTTCCAGATCCACCAGGCGACCCTGCGCAAGGAGGAGGGCGGGTGAACCCCAGCGAACGGCTCCTCAAGCAGTTCCGCGACCTGGTCACGGTGCGCCTGGAGCGCATCAACCGCTCCCTGATGGAGCTGGAGTCCGGGGGCAACCTGGAGGCGGGGCAGCGGGTGCTGCGCGAGCTGCACGGGCTGAAGGGCGAGGCCCGGATGATGGGCTTCGACGACATCAACACGCTCGTGCACCAGATGGAGGAGCTGGTCCGCTGCGCGGAGCCGCACCGGTATCGCCTGTCGTCGGAGTCCACCGACGCGCTGCTCGCCACGGCGGACACGGTGCTCGCGCTGTCCGGGGCGCTCCAGGCGGGGGAGCCGCCGCTTGCGGTGGCGACGCTGGTGGCGACGCTGCAGGAGCGGACCACGACGGAGTCCGCGCGTCCTCCGCTTCCGGCGCCCCGTCCCCTGGAGGATGGCGCCCGGGCGCAGGCGTCGCGTGGGCCAGGCGCGCCCGCGAAGGGGGAGGGGACGCAGGGGGCCGCGTCCCACCTGCTGGCGACGACGCGCGCGGAGTCGGGCACCCCCGTCGTGCCTGCCCACTGGTCGGCGCTGGCGCTCCGTCCGGAGTCCGCGCCGGGCCCGGCCATGTCCCCGGTCTCGGCCGCGTCGCACCTGCTCATGACGGCCATCCGTTCGGAGCCGCCCGGCGGGGGACAGGGCGCGATGGCCTCCGCGCCGGCCGCCCCGGTGGCTGCGCACCCCGGGGTCTTCACCTCAGGCGCCCCGGTGGGGACACAGCAGGGGGCTTCGTCCCTGGTGGCCTCGGCGGGTTCGCATCTCGTGAGCCCGGGGGCCGGAGGTCCGGCGGCGGCCTCCTTCGTGAATCCGGCATCGGCGCCGCTGCCGGGCACCCGGTTGCTCGACACTGCGGCCTCCTCCCGTCCTTTTTCGGGGGCGGCACCGAAGGTCGGTGGCGGCGCGCCACGCAACCATGAGGCCCGCGTGGACACGGCGGTGCGCATTGGCGTGGCCAGCCTGGACCTGCTCACCAGCGCGGTGACGAACCTGGGGCAGGTGGCGCGCCGCCGTGAGCTGGCGACCGCGCGGCGGCTGGCGCTGGTGCGGGAGCTGAGCGAGCTGGCCCGGGCGGCGGAGGACCTGGGCCCCGCGGGCGTCGCGATCGCGGAGCGGCTGGGCCGGGCGAAGGAGCTGGCCGCCACCCTGCACCGGGAAGCGAAGCTGCTCGCCAACGCGGAGCTGCGCGACCTGGGCCAGGTGTCCGAAGAGGTCCAGACGCTGCGCATGCTGCCCCTGGCCGTCCTCTTCGAACCCTATCCCCGCATGGTGCGCGACCTCGCGCGGGAGCTTGGCAAGGAGGTGGAGCTCGTCGTGGACGGCGAGGACACCCGCGCGGACCGCTCCGTGGTGGAGGCGCTGCGCGAACCCCTGATGCACCTGGTGCGCAACGCGCTGGACCACGGCCTGGAGACGCGCGTGGACCGCGTCGGCGCCGGCAAGCACCCCCGGGGCTGCCTCACCCTGCGCGCCGCGCGCGAGGGCAGCCGCATCGTGCTGCGCGTGGAGGACGACGGCATGGGCATGGATCCCGCCCTGCTGCGGCGGGTGGCCGTGCGCCGGGGCGTGCTCGACGAAGCCACCGCGAACGCCCTGTCCGACGCCGCCGCGCGCGACCTCATCTTCCTGCCCGGCTTCTCCTCGCGCGAGGTGGTCACCGACCTGTCAGGTCGGGGCGTGGGGCTGGACGCCGTGCGCGCGTCCCTCCAGGCGCTGGGCGGCGACGTGGGCGTGGAGTCCGCGCCGGGCTGGGGCACCATCTTCACCCTGCGCGTGCCGGTCTCCCTCACCGTCGCGCCCCTGCTCTTCGTCCAGGTGGGCGACGAGACGCTCGCCCTCGGCGCCGTCCACGTCTCCCGCGCCCTCAAGGTGGAGGCCCCCGACATCGGCGAGGTCGCCGGACGCCCCGTCCTCCGGGCCGAGGGCCGCGTGCTGCCGTTCGCGTCGCTCGCGTCGGTCCTGGGCCACGACCCGGAGCGCCCCGCCCGGGAGGGCGAGCTGGTGCTGGTGGTGAAGGGGCAGGGCATGGAGGCCGCACTGGCGGTGGACCGGGTGCTGGAGGAGCGCGTCCAGGCCATCCTGCCGTTGAAGGGCATCCTCGCCCGCTTCACCCACCTGACCGGGGCCACGTCGCTGGCGGACGGACGGCTGGCCATGGTCCTGTCGGCGGCGACCCTGGCGGCGGGCGTCCACGGGACGGCGCCCCTGCGGCTGGTGCGTCCCCCGGTGCGGGCGGCCCAGGTGCGCCGCCGCCGCATCCTCGTGGTGGACGACTCCCCCCTCACCCGCGAGCTGGTGGCCAACCTGCTGGAGGCGGTGGGGTACGACACGCTCCGGGCGCCGGACGGCCTGGGTGCGCTCGCACTCCTGGGCGAGGACGGCCCCCCGGTGGAGCTGGTGGTCACCGACCTGGAGATGCCCCAGATGGACGGCGTGGAGCTCACCCGGCGCCTGAAGACCGACCCCCACCGGAGCGGCATGCCCGTCGTCATCCTCACCACCCGGGGAGGGGAGGCGGACC is part of the Corallococcus soli genome and harbors:
- a CDS encoding hybrid sensor histidine kinase/response regulator, which translates into the protein MNPSERLLKQFRDLVTVRLERINRSLMELESGGNLEAGQRVLRELHGLKGEARMMGFDDINTLVHQMEELVRCAEPHRYRLSSESTDALLATADTVLALSGALQAGEPPLAVATLVATLQERTTTESARPPLPAPRPLEDGARAQASRGPGAPAKGEGTQGAASHLLATTRAESGTPVVPAHWSALALRPESAPGPAMSPVSAASHLLMTAIRSEPPGGGQGAMASAPAAPVAAHPGVFTSGAPVGTQQGASSLVASAGSHLVSPGAGGPAAASFVNPASAPLPGTRLLDTAASSRPFSGAAPKVGGGAPRNHEARVDTAVRIGVASLDLLTSAVTNLGQVARRRELATARRLALVRELSELARAAEDLGPAGVAIAERLGRAKELAATLHREAKLLANAELRDLGQVSEEVQTLRMLPLAVLFEPYPRMVRDLARELGKEVELVVDGEDTRADRSVVEALREPLMHLVRNALDHGLETRVDRVGAGKHPRGCLTLRAAREGSRIVLRVEDDGMGMDPALLRRVAVRRGVLDEATANALSDAAARDLIFLPGFSSREVVTDLSGRGVGLDAVRASLQALGGDVGVESAPGWGTIFTLRVPVSLTVAPLLFVQVGDETLALGAVHVSRALKVEAPDIGEVAGRPVLRAEGRVLPFASLASVLGHDPERPAREGELVLVVKGQGMEAALAVDRVLEERVQAILPLKGILARFTHLTGATSLADGRLAMVLSAATLAAGVHGTAPLRLVRPPVRAAQVRRRRILVVDDSPLTRELVANLLEAVGYDTLRAPDGLGALALLGEDGPPVELVVTDLEMPQMDGVELTRRLKTDPHRSGMPVVILTTRGGEADRARGLAAGADGYITKGDLVRQDLVDVVGRLLA